A window of the Euzebya pacifica genome harbors these coding sequences:
- a CDS encoding ABC transporter permease: protein MSTKTSGSSLGKYIAVRVALAPVFLLLLLTVLFILLRILPGDIVTASLAGRASEERIEQARQAAGVDRPITVQYVEYITDLARGDFGQPLTDPRSTSELLGDVLPATFELTIVAMLIAIPLGIVLGALSARFRDTPLDGGARLFGIVSFSLPVFWLGIQAQLIFSVWLKWLPTGNRISGRIVPVNGPTGFYVLDGILAGNTEFALTALEHLILPGATLGLVISGIFIRLVRVNMLQTLRADYVESAHARGVHERPVLFRHAFKNALVPVITIMGLQFALLLGGAILTETTFSWPGIGSKLVDFINARDYVGVQVLVTVIAMLITVTSLLIDILNGLIDPRVRY, encoded by the coding sequence ATGTCAACGAAGACCTCGGGATCCAGCCTCGGCAAGTACATCGCGGTACGCGTGGCCCTCGCGCCCGTGTTCCTGCTGCTGCTGCTGACGGTCCTGTTCATCCTCCTGCGCATCCTTCCCGGTGACATCGTCACCGCGTCGCTGGCCGGTCGGGCCAGCGAGGAACGCATCGAGCAGGCGAGGCAGGCCGCCGGTGTCGACCGGCCCATCACGGTGCAGTACGTGGAGTACATCACCGACCTCGCAAGGGGTGACTTCGGCCAGCCGCTGACCGACCCGCGCAGCACCAGCGAGCTGCTCGGCGACGTCCTGCCGGCCACGTTCGAGCTGACGATCGTCGCGATGCTGATCGCCATACCGCTCGGCATCGTGCTGGGCGCGTTGTCGGCGAGATTCAGGGACACCCCGCTCGACGGGGGCGCGCGGCTGTTCGGTATCGTCAGCTTCTCCCTGCCGGTGTTCTGGCTGGGCATCCAGGCGCAGCTGATCTTCTCGGTGTGGCTGAAATGGTTGCCCACCGGCAACCGGATAAGCGGGCGCATCGTCCCGGTCAACGGGCCGACCGGGTTCTACGTCCTCGACGGGATCCTGGCCGGCAACACCGAGTTCGCCCTCACCGCCCTCGAGCACCTGATCCTTCCCGGCGCCACGCTCGGCCTCGTGATCTCGGGCATCTTCATCCGGCTCGTCCGCGTGAACATGCTGCAGACGCTGCGGGCCGACTACGTCGAGTCCGCCCACGCGCGCGGTGTCCACGAACGTCCCGTGCTGTTCCGCCACGCCTTCAAGAACGCCCTGGTCCCGGTGATCACGATCATGGGCCTGCAGTTCGCGCTGCTGCTCGGCGGCGCCATCCTGACCGAGACGACGTTCTCCTGGCCCGGCATCGGCAGCAAGCTGGTGGACTTCATCAACGCCCGTGACTACGTGGGCGTGCAGGTGCTCGTCACGGTGATCGCGATGCTGATCACCGTCACCTCGCTGCTGATCGACATCCTCAACGGACTCATCGACCCGCGGGTGAGGTACTGA